In one Pseudomonas tensinigenes genomic region, the following are encoded:
- a CDS encoding PepSY domain-containing protein has translation MIKNAFAALIATASLLSAGAALADRPGAGWVTIEKAIAIVKTKARYVEVYEIEADNDGYWKGEGRKADGVVYEFRIDGASGNVLRDQKD, from the coding sequence ATGATCAAAAACGCGTTTGCTGCACTGATTGCCACTGCCAGTTTGCTGAGCGCCGGTGCTGCATTGGCTGACAGGCCCGGGGCTGGCTGGGTCACCATCGAGAAAGCCATCGCAATCGTGAAAACCAAGGCCAGGTATGTCGAGGTCTACGAAATTGAAGCCGACAACGACGGTTACTGGAAAGGTGAAGGGCGCAAGGCCGACGGCGTGGTTTACGAATTCCGCATCGACGGTGCATCGGGCAATGTGCTGCGCGATCAGAAAGACTGA